In the genome of Ammoniphilus sp. CFH 90114, the window TGGTGAAAAAGAAACCATTGGAATGTGTGAAGTGAATAATCAGCCACCTTCCATTAGTATCCGTGTTAACAGGCTAAAGGCTTCGAAGGAACAGGTGGCCGGGATGATTCAAGAAGAATTTGAAGGTGCGGAATGTATCTCTTCTAAATTTGGCATGGATGGCTTCCTCCTTCGGCAAGTAGGGAACATAGCTTACTCTCAGGCTTATCAACAGGGGCTGTGCACGATTCAAGATGAAAGTTCCATGTTAGTGGCTATCGCCGTAGCTCCTGAACCGGGTATGAGTATAATGGATACCTGTGCTGCTCCAGGTGGAAAAACCACTCATATGGCTGAGTTGATGAACAACTCAGGGCATATTCTTGCACTAGATATTCATGAGCATAAAATAAAACTTATAACAAGTCAGGCTGAACGCCTAGGTATAGACATCATTCAAACCAAACAAGCCGACGCTCGTGAACTGCCAGATAATCTTTATAATGGGTTGTTCGATAGGATCCTAGTGGATGCCCCGTGTTCCGGCTTTGGTGTTATTCGCAGGAAGCCTGATCTCAAATGGCAAAAACGCCCTCAAGATATAGAAGAAATCGCAAAGGTGCAGCTCTCAATCTTGAAGCAAGCAGCTAAATGGCTTAAACCAGGCGGTTACTTGGTTTATAGCACCTGTACAGTAGATCCAGAGGAAAACAGCAGACTAGTCCATCGATTTCTAGAAGAGGAACCATCTTTATCGCTTGATTCCAGTTTGGTAGATATAATGCCATCTGTATTACGTCCTTATTTCCACAAAACAGGAAGTTATGTCCAATTACTACCGCATCAATTTGGCAGTGATGGTTTTTTTATTTCCCGCATCAAGCGCCATTCTTAGTGTTTTCTAGGTTCGTATGTTAAAATGAGACGAAAGCAATTGATGAAATATGGCAAAGCTAGATAAAAAAGAAAGAAATGGTGATATTCAATTGAAACCATTAATTTATGATCTACGACTTGAAAAATTGCAGGCTTGGCTAGAAGCCAATGGTGAGAAAGCGTTCCGGGCTGGTCAGATATTTGATTGGCTTTATGTCAAGAGAGTGGACAGCTTTGAGGATATGAGTAATTTATCGAAGGCGTTGCGAGATAAGTTGCAGGCTTCGTTTCACTTAGCAGGTCTAAAAGAAATAACACGACAAGAGTCTGCAGATGGAACGATTAAGATATTGTTTTCATTGCACGACGGTCATGCTATTGAAACTGTGGTGATGAGACATAACTACGGAAATAGTATTTGTGTTACAACTCAGGTAGGATGTCGGATTGGTTGTACTTTTTGCGCCTCTACCCTAGGAGGACTAAAGAGAAATCTTACTTCCGGTGAAATCGTTTCACAAGTACTCATGGCTCAGAAGGTGCTCGATCAAGAAGAACAGAGGGCAAGTCATATCGTTGTAATGGGCATCGGGGAACCTTTTGAGAACTTTGAAGCGCTACTTGATTTTCTCTATGTAGTTAATCATGACAAGGGCTTGAATATCGGACAACGTCATATTACCGTGTCAACGAGTGGTATCGTTCCAAAGATATATGAATGGGCAGATGATATGAATCAGTTTAACTTAGCCATCTCCCTCCATGCCCCGAATACGGAGATCCGCTCTCGCCTCATGCCAGTTAATCGAAGATTTCCCTTGTCTGACTTGATGGATGCATGTAGGTATTATGTGAATAAGACGGGACGTAGGATTACTTTTGAATATGGTCTGTTTGGTGGAGTCAATGACCAAGTGGAACACGCCCAAGAGCTTGCTACCTTAATCAGCGGCATTAACTGTCACATCAATCTTATTCCTGTCAACTATGTACCGGAGCGGGATTATGTGCGGACTCCTCGTGATGATATTTTTGCTTTCCAACGGACGCTTCAGAAACGAGGCATTAATGCCACGATTCGTCGGGAACATGGAAGTGATATTGCAGCGGCTTGTGGTCAATTAAGAGCCCAACATGCAAAAAATCAAAAGGAATCAGCAGAAGTACCTAAAGTGGAACAGGCAGAGGAATTGACGAGGTGAAACCGAATGCAAGCAGCCTACAAAACACATATTGGCTGTGTTAGAGCCTTTAATGAGGATACTGGTGCGGTTGTCATAGTAGAAAATGGATACTTGGTCGCCATTGTCGCCGACGGAATGGGTGGACATCAAGCAGGGGATGTAGCTAGCCTTATGGCCGTAGACATCGTGAAGATGGAGCTTTCGGACTTGCCTAAGAATATGGGTCCGGAAGAAGCTATTGATCGCTTAGACCGCGCGATTCTTAAAGCGAATGACGCAATATACAGCTATTCCAAAAGCCACGATGACTGCCATGGTATGGGGACCACGGTAGCAGCTTGTCTAGTGAATAAGGAATGGCTTGTAGTCGGCCATATTGGGGATAGTCGAATTTATCGCATTTCTGGGGAACAGATTACTCAATTGACGGAAGATCATTCTTTGGTTAATGAACTTTTAAAAAACGGTCAAATCTCTAAAGAAGAGGCAGCCACCCATCCTCAAAAAAATATCTTGATCCGAGCTCTTGGAACGGATCATGATGTGGATGTAGAGCTCAAGGCATTGGAGTGGGAGCCGGGAGATCGTCTACTTCTTTGTTCCGATGGTTTGTCTAATAAGATATCCCCTCAAGGTATTCTGGATATCGTTAAGCGTGTCAACACACCAGAGGAAGCGGTCGAGGAACTGGTCGAGGAAGCCTTGCGTGCCGGTGGAGAAGACAACATCACGGCCATCGTCGTTGCTGATAAGGATAATCCTCCTTCTGAAGGAAGTGAGGTGTCTGGATGATCGGAAAGCGCCTTGGCGGTCGGTACGAAGTAGAACAGAGAATCGGCGGCGGGGGTATGGCTGTCGTTTACAAGGCTCATGATAATCTTCTTAATCGTACGGTGGCCCTCAAGATCTTGAGATCCCAGTTTGGACATGATGATGATTTTATTGGCAGGTTTCGTCGAGAAGCTCAAGCAGCGGCTAGTCTTTCCCATCCCAATGTGGTGAATGTTTATGATGTGGGGGAAGAAGACGACATCCAATACATTGTCATGGAGTATATTGAAGGGTTAACTCTGAAAGAACTCATTATCCAAAAAGGAAAACTAGATGTTGAACAAGCCGTACATATCGCTATTCAGATATGTGATGCGCTAGAGCATGCCCATCACAACCATATCATTCACCGAGATATTAAGCCTCACAATATTTTGATTGGTTCTAGGGGAAGGGTTAAAGTAACGGACTTTGGTATTGCTCGTGCTGTCACTTCTGCTACGATCACCCATACGGGCTCCGTCATTGGTTCTGTTCATTATTTTTCTCCAGAACAGGCGAGAGGTGGCATTAGTGGAGAGAAGTCAGACCTTTATTCCTTAGGTATTGTGCTGTATGAGATGGTGACAGGACAAGTGCCGTTTTCTGGTGATTCTCCGATAAGCGTTGCACTTAAGCACCTCCAAGAAAACATTATTCCACCGCGGGAGTTGAATCCTGATATCCCTCAGAGTCTGGAAAATGTAATGCTAAGAGCTTTAGTGAAGGATCCTCTTCATCGTTATCAATCGGCTAAGGAGATGCAGAGAGATCTACGCACTTGCCTAAATCCGGAACGATTGAATGAACCACCCTTAGTTATAGAACATGACGATGATGAATCTACGCGGGTTATTCCAGCGATTACGCCAGAAATGATGAAACAAATGGAAGGCAAGGAGCTGTTTGATGAAGACGATCACAGAAACAGTCATCGTCGTGAAGGGGAAAAGGAAAAGAAACCTCGTAAATGGGTGAAATCTATTGCCTGGATCAGCTTTTTATCTGCTTTCTTCATCGCTGCTCTATATGGGTTTAATTTTCTAATAGGTATCTTTTATGTACCTGAAGTTGTCACGCCCAGGGTAGAAGGGATGTATTTAGAAGAAGCGGTAAAAGTTCTGAAGCAAAAGGACCTTGGCTACGTTATTCAAGAACGATTTAACGATGAAGTACCAAGGGATATGGTGATTAGACAGACCCCTCCGCCTAGTATGAGGGTCAAACAAAAATCAGAGATCACGTTATTTGTAAGCAAGGGACAACAGCAAATTTCGATGCCAGATTTAGTAGGGTTACCTGAACGCCACATTGAACTGCAGCTTGAGAAATTTTCCAAAGTGAATATTGAGCGCAAGCCGAGTAATGAATATGCAACAGGGATCGTAATGGCACAGGAACCAGGAGCTGGAGAAATGGTAACTCCTTCTCAAACCAATGTACTCATATCTATAAGTTCCGGTAAAGAAACGGTCCTTATGCCTGAGTTAATTGGACTCACATTAGAACAGGCAGAATCGGTGCTGGTTAAGAATGGTTTAAAAAAAGGCAAGGTGAAACTCGAGCCTAGCTATGTGAAAAAAGGGATTGTATTTAGGCAGTACCCTTTTCAGCCAGGAAGTCAAGCGTCTCCCGGTGCCGAAATCGAACTTGCGGTGAGTAGTGGATTCCCAACGGATGCTAAGACGGTTTCTGAGCCTGTTCTGGTACTCTTGGGAGATCACCCTGCTGCTGATATATTAATCCTGGTGACGGATGCAAGAGGGAAGGATATTGAATTGGTAAGAAGAACGATTCGTCAATCTGATACGTTTGATGTAGAGGTTGTTCTGTCACCCTCCCAAGATGCTACGATCACTATTTATAAAGACGGGAGTCTACTGGAAAAACGGAATATCCAATATGCGGATGTTCCTTGATGCACAGGAGGAAGGGCATGCCTGAAGGTAGGATTATTAAGGCATTAAGCGGCTATTATTACGTTTTGGATGGACAATCGATTTGGCAGTGCAGGGCTCGCGGCTTATTTAAGAAAAAGGGAATTACACCGTTAGTTGGCGATTGGGTGGAATATGATCAGGAAAGCAACGAGGAAGGATATATTCAATCTGTTGGAGAACGTACCACCGAACTGGTTCGTCCTCCAATAGCCAATGTGGATCAGGCTGTTTTGGTTTTTTCCCTAGCTCAACCTGCTATGAGTCATTTGTTATTGGATAAGTTCTTAGTGCATACGGAATCAGCAGGAGTTAGGTCCATTATTTGTCTTTCTAAGGCTGATCTTGCGGAAGATGAAATTGATGAGATTGAACAGTTATACCAGAGGATTGGATATGAAGTATTGGTGACGAGTAAGTACTCTGATCAAGGAATAGCGAAGCTAAGAGAAATGCTTCAAGGACATATTACGGTATTGGCTGGACAATCTGGTGTAGGAAAATCTACTCTATTGAACGCCTTGTTCCCTGGTTCCAACCTGCAAACAGGGGAAGTAAGTGAGCGGTTAAGAAGAGGAAAGCATACGACTAGACATGTAGAGTTAATTCCTGTGGAAGGAGGCTTCGTAGCAGATACTCCAGGTTTTAGCCAACTAGATTTCTTTGAAATCGAACCAGTTGATTTGAGCTATTATTACCTTGAGATGAAGCCTTATATTCCAGATTGCAAATTTCGAGGATGTACCCATCTAAGCGAACCTAAATGTGCGGTTAGGGAGGCACTCGAACTTGGGATGATCGCACCATCTCGCTACGAAAGCTATAAGCAATTCATTCAAGAAATCAAAGATAAAAAGCGGAGGTATTGAAAAATGATGGAACGACCAATTAAGATTGCCCCTTCCATTTTATCCGCTGACTTTGCTAAATTAGGAGAGGAAATTCGGGAGGTAGAAGCAGGAGGAGCAGACTACATTCATGTGGATGTGATGGATGGTCACTTTGTTCCTAATATTACGATAGGACCGCTAGTGGTACAAGCCATACGCCCTGTTACCAATCTGCCTTTAGATGTACATTTAATGATTGAAAGTCCCGATCGCTATATTCCTGAGTTCGCAAAGCAAGGCGCAGATATCATTACGGTTCACCAGGAAGCATGTACACATCTTCACCGCACCATTCATTTGATAAAGGATTATGGAGTAAAAGCAGGTGTTGTGCTTAATCCAGCTACTCCAATTGTGACCATCGAGTCTATACTTGAGGATCTCGATATGGTACTTCTGATGACGGTTAATCCAGGTT includes:
- the rsmB gene encoding 16S rRNA (cytosine(967)-C(5))-methyltransferase RsmB, with the translated sequence MAQKTIASARSLALQVLTEVQEQKAFSNLQLNAALRRVSLDRRDAGLATELVYGTLSRLNTLDWILGKLINKPLGKLETWVINLLRLSLYQLHYLDKIPERAVVHEAVELAKQQGHKGTVGLVNGVLRNYERRKQDWVIPEQWPKFKKIALEHSHPEWLVKRWLSYYGEKETIGMCEVNNQPPSISIRVNRLKASKEQVAGMIQEEFEGAECISSKFGMDGFLLRQVGNIAYSQAYQQGLCTIQDESSMLVAIAVAPEPGMSIMDTCAAPGGKTTHMAELMNNSGHILALDIHEHKIKLITSQAERLGIDIIQTKQADARELPDNLYNGLFDRILVDAPCSGFGVIRRKPDLKWQKRPQDIEEIAKVQLSILKQAAKWLKPGGYLVYSTCTVDPEENSRLVHRFLEEEPSLSLDSSLVDIMPSVLRPYFHKTGSYVQLLPHQFGSDGFFISRIKRHS
- the rlmN gene encoding 23S rRNA (adenine(2503)-C(2))-methyltransferase RlmN gives rise to the protein MAKLDKKERNGDIQLKPLIYDLRLEKLQAWLEANGEKAFRAGQIFDWLYVKRVDSFEDMSNLSKALRDKLQASFHLAGLKEITRQESADGTIKILFSLHDGHAIETVVMRHNYGNSICVTTQVGCRIGCTFCASTLGGLKRNLTSGEIVSQVLMAQKVLDQEEQRASHIVVMGIGEPFENFEALLDFLYVVNHDKGLNIGQRHITVSTSGIVPKIYEWADDMNQFNLAISLHAPNTEIRSRLMPVNRRFPLSDLMDACRYYVNKTGRRITFEYGLFGGVNDQVEHAQELATLISGINCHINLIPVNYVPERDYVRTPRDDIFAFQRTLQKRGINATIRREHGSDIAAACGQLRAQHAKNQKESAEVPKVEQAEELTR
- a CDS encoding Stp1/IreP family PP2C-type Ser/Thr phosphatase; translated protein: MQAAYKTHIGCVRAFNEDTGAVVIVENGYLVAIVADGMGGHQAGDVASLMAVDIVKMELSDLPKNMGPEEAIDRLDRAILKANDAIYSYSKSHDDCHGMGTTVAACLVNKEWLVVGHIGDSRIYRISGEQITQLTEDHSLVNELLKNGQISKEEAATHPQKNILIRALGTDHDVDVELKALEWEPGDRLLLCSDGLSNKISPQGILDIVKRVNTPEEAVEELVEEALRAGGEDNITAIVVADKDNPPSEGSEVSG
- the pknB gene encoding Stk1 family PASTA domain-containing Ser/Thr kinase; this translates as MIGKRLGGRYEVEQRIGGGGMAVVYKAHDNLLNRTVALKILRSQFGHDDDFIGRFRREAQAAASLSHPNVVNVYDVGEEDDIQYIVMEYIEGLTLKELIIQKGKLDVEQAVHIAIQICDALEHAHHNHIIHRDIKPHNILIGSRGRVKVTDFGIARAVTSATITHTGSVIGSVHYFSPEQARGGISGEKSDLYSLGIVLYEMVTGQVPFSGDSPISVALKHLQENIIPPRELNPDIPQSLENVMLRALVKDPLHRYQSAKEMQRDLRTCLNPERLNEPPLVIEHDDDESTRVIPAITPEMMKQMEGKELFDEDDHRNSHRREGEKEKKPRKWVKSIAWISFLSAFFIAALYGFNFLIGIFYVPEVVTPRVEGMYLEEAVKVLKQKDLGYVIQERFNDEVPRDMVIRQTPPPSMRVKQKSEITLFVSKGQQQISMPDLVGLPERHIELQLEKFSKVNIERKPSNEYATGIVMAQEPGAGEMVTPSQTNVLISISSGKETVLMPELIGLTLEQAESVLVKNGLKKGKVKLEPSYVKKGIVFRQYPFQPGSQASPGAEIELAVSSGFPTDAKTVSEPVLVLLGDHPAADILILVTDARGKDIELVRRTIRQSDTFDVEVVLSPSQDATITIYKDGSLLEKRNIQYADVP
- the rsgA gene encoding ribosome small subunit-dependent GTPase A, with amino-acid sequence MPEGRIIKALSGYYYVLDGQSIWQCRARGLFKKKGITPLVGDWVEYDQESNEEGYIQSVGERTTELVRPPIANVDQAVLVFSLAQPAMSHLLLDKFLVHTESAGVRSIICLSKADLAEDEIDEIEQLYQRIGYEVLVTSKYSDQGIAKLREMLQGHITVLAGQSGVGKSTLLNALFPGSNLQTGEVSERLRRGKHTTRHVELIPVEGGFVADTPGFSQLDFFEIEPVDLSYYYLEMKPYIPDCKFRGCTHLSEPKCAVREALELGMIAPSRYESYKQFIQEIKDKKRRY
- the rpe gene encoding ribulose-phosphate 3-epimerase produces the protein MERPIKIAPSILSADFAKLGEEIREVEAGGADYIHVDVMDGHFVPNITIGPLVVQAIRPVTNLPLDVHLMIESPDRYIPEFAKQGADIITVHQEACTHLHRTIHLIKDYGVKAGVVLNPATPIVTIESILEDLDMVLLMTVNPGFGGQKFISSVLSKIKQLRQQLDERGLYHVEIEVDGGIQAETARLAVEAGANVLVAGNAIYGQKDRRAAIQAIRG